The following are encoded together in the Cicer arietinum cultivar CDC Frontier isolate Library 1 chromosome 2, Cicar.CDCFrontier_v2.0, whole genome shotgun sequence genome:
- the LOC101495392 gene encoding homeobox-leucine zipper protein HDG11-like, translating to MVYPNKGASTAEAAENSNNGERSAHKRLSRIQTTMLEKFMEECPHPDEAQRTQFAEQVGLEPKQIRFWFQNKRTLLKNQEKRVSNSALRNENDMLQNENNLINEALKSTICSTCGGPPFPQKEHELFMKKMGEENDQLKQEIEKVSTLISRYKRKEISLPELELSLAHVKTFSHSQMVSGSSSHSHNHSIRVNQPMQNCDVEKSMITQIATIAMEELIRLVRMNEPFWVNSSTTQDAKLTLIHEAYEQVFPKKSHFKGPNIVKEASKYSAMVNLSGMILVDIFLDPVKWAKLFPTMVKKCETIKVFETGVLENGDISLQLMYEKMHILSPLVRPREFNIIRYCKQIGVGTWMIANVSYDSSQPNTNHHSHAWKYPSGCMIRQLPNGTCVVTWVEHVEVNDEIHTHHLYKDLIGTHNLYGAESWIKELQRMCEKTYSFFLPRIPDHESGGVIETIEGRKSVMRLSHRMVRMFCECLTTQSNVEFPSTIQDSIGGIRVSFQDITSSGQPNGKGVVAIATLWTPLPSDKVFEFLIDPTKRSKWDVLAYGNRVHEIAHISNGYHHGNFISLLKPFIPSEKNVLILQENFTSHVGSYVIFAGIDIASMNVAIRGEDTVKMHILPSGFVVCPNDQKSNATNSEGFKGGSLLTLAYEILSCSSERTTNLTNVESAANARTLLTTTLENVKKALMNYNRR from the exons ATGGTTTACCCAAATAAAGGTGCGAGCACCGCTGAAGCAGCTGAGAACTCAAATAATGGAGAGAGATCTGCGCACAAACGTCTGAGTCGTATTCAAACAACCATGCTTGAAAA ATTCATGGAAGAATGTCCCCATCCAGATGAGGCCCAACGGACTCAATTTGCTGAGCAGGTTGGGCTTGAGCCCAAACAAATCAGGTTTTGGTTTCAGAACAAGAGAACTTTATTGAAG AATCAAGAAAAGCGAGTAAGTAACAGTGCTCTTCGCAATGAGAATGATATGCTTCAAAATGAAAACAACCTTATCAATGAGGCACTCAAGTCCACAATTTGCTCAACTTGTGGGGGCCCACCATTTCCCCAAAAAGAACATGAACTTTTCATGAAAAAAATGGGAGAGGAAAATGATCAGCTGAAACAAGAG ATTGAGAAAGTTTCAACCCTTATTTCAAGGTACAAAAGAAAAGAGATATCACTACCTGAATTAGAGTTATCTCTTGCTCATGTAAAAACATTTTCACATAGCCAAATGGTTAGTGGAAGTTCAAGTCATAGTCACAATCATAGTATCCGAGTGAATCAACCAATGCAAAATTGTGATGTTGAAAAATCAATGATAACTCAAATTGCAACAATTGCAATGGAAGAGTTAATTAGGCTTGTTAGGATGAATGAACCTTTTTGGGTCAACTCTTCTACTACACAAGATGCGAAGTTAACCCTAATTCATGAAGCTTATGAGCAAGTTTTTCCTAAGAAAAGTCACTTCAAAGGTCCCAATATTGTTAAAGAAGCATCAAAATATTCAGCCATGGTCAACCTTAGTGGCATGATATTAGTTGACATTTTTCTTGACCCG GTGAAATGGGCAAAGTTGTTTCCAACAATGGTGAAAAAATGTGAAACAATCAAAGTGTTTGAAACAGGGGTGTTGGAAAATGGAGATATATCACTCCAATTG ATGTATGAAAAAATGCACATTTTGTCACCTCTAGTGCGACCTCGTGAATTTAACATAATTCGATATTGCAAACAAATTGGTGTTGGAACATGGATGATAGCAAATGTGTCATATGATTCCTCTCAACCAAACACTAATCATCACTCTCATGCTTGGAAATATCCATCTGGTTGCATGATTCGTCAATTGCCTAATGGCACTTGTGTG GTTACTTGGGTTGAACATGTGGAAGTGAATGATGAGATCCATACACATCATTTATATAAAGATCTTATTGGTACACATAATTTATATGGAGCAGAAAGTTGGATTAAAGAACTTCAGAGAATGTGTGAGAAAACTTATAGTTTCTTCCTTCCAAGGATCCCTGATCATGAATCTGGAGGAG TGATCGAAACAATTGAAGGGAGAAAAAGTGTGATGAGGCTTTCTCATAGAATGGTTAGGATGTTTTGTGAATGTCTAACAACACAAAGTAATGTGGAATTTCCAAGTACAATTCAAGATAGCATTGGTGGGATTAGGGTTTCTTTTCAAGACATCACTTCTTCAGGCCAGCCAAATGGAAAGGGTGTTGTTGCTATTGCCACCCTTTGGACTCCTTTACCATCTGATAAAGTTTTTGAGTTCCTCATTGATCCTACTAAACGATCAAAG tggGATGTTCTTGCTTATGGAAATCGAGTGCATGAGATTGCACACATTTCAAATGGATATCATCATGGAAACTTCATTTCCCTTTTGAAG CCTTTCATCCCTAGTGAGAAAAATGTATTGATTCTTCAAGAAAATTTCACATCACATGTGGGATCATATGTTATATTTGCTGGAATTGATATTGCATCTATGAATGTGGCCATAAGGGGTGAAGACACTGTAAAAATGCATATTCTTCCTTCAGGTTTTGTTGTGTGTCCAAATGATCAAAAATCAAATGCAACTAATTCGGAAGGATTCAAAGGTGGTTCTTTGTTGACTCTGGCTTACGAGATTTTGTCTTGTAGTTCAGAGAGAACCACCAACCTAACAAATGTTGAAAGTGCGGCTAATGCCAGAACCTTATTGACAACTACTCTTGAAAATGTGAAGAAAGCTCTAATGAACTATAATCGCCGTTGA
- the LOC101495061 gene encoding protein DETOXIFICATION 21-like, whose amino-acid sequence MASALETLCGQAYGAKQYDMLGVYLQRSWIVLLFTSILLLPLYLFIAPIFEALGQEKEIAKVAETISLWSIGISLSYSVSSTCQTFLQAQSKNMIIAYLAAFTIAIHLFMSWLLIVKYDFGLNGAMISTLLGLWLPNFGQLFFIMTKCHDTWKGFTLLAFKDLWPVVKLSVSSGVMLCLETWYNGILVLLTGNMENAEVVLGALSICINISGWEMMISLGFFAAACVRVSNELGRGNSRDAKFSIVITTLTSFAIGLILFFVFLFLNKRIAYIFTSNLDVAHAVGDLSPLLAFSILLNSIQPVLSGVAVGAGWQSIVAYVNIGCYYLIGIPVGVLIGIIFNLQVKGVWMGMLFGTFVQTVVLIIITCKTDWNKQVEIAQKNIDKWSKINTQESKDSKTNF is encoded by the exons ATGGCAAGTGCATTGGAAACACTATGTGGACAAGCATATGGAGCAAAACAATATGACATGCTTGGAGTGTATCTACAAAGATCATGGATAGTATTACTTTTCACATCAATTTTACTTCTTCCTCTTTACCTATTTATCGCTCCAATTTTTGAAGCATTAggacaagaaaaagaaatagcAAAAGTAGCAGAAACAATTTCACTTTGGTCAATAGGTATTAGTTTATCATATAGTGTTTCATCCACTTGCCAAACATTCTTGCAAGCACAAAGCAAAAATATGATTATTGCTTACTTAGCTGCATTTACTATTGCAATTCACCTTTTCATGTCATGGCTTTTGATTGTTAAGTATGATTTTGGATTAAATGGTGCAATGATATCAACATTATTGGGATTATGGTTACCAAATTTTGgtcaactattttttattatgactaAATGTCATGATACTTGGAAAGGTTTCACACTTTTGGCATTCAAAGATCTTTGGCCTGTTGTCAAGCTTTCTGTCTCTTCTGGTGTTATGTTGTG CCTTGAGACATGGTACAATGGAATTTTGGTTCTTCTAACTGGAAACATGGAAAATGCTGAGGTTGTCCTTGGTGCTCTCTCCATATG CATAAACATCAGTGGATGGGAAATGATGATATCCCTTGGCTTTTTTGCTGCAGCTTG TGTTAGGGTGTCCAATGAGCTAGGAAGAGGGAATTCAAGAGATGCAAAATTTTCCATTGTGATAACAACTCTCACATCATTTGCAATTGGATTGATTCTTTTCTTTGTctttctattcttgaacaaaagaATTGCTTACATTTTCACTTCAAATCTTGATGTGGCTCATGCTGTTGGAGATTTATCACCTTTGCTTGCATTTTCCATCTTATTGAATAGTATTCAACCTGTGCTCTCTG gAGTTGCTGTTGGAGCTGGATGGCAAAGTATTGTGGCATATGTAAACATAGGTTGTTATTACCTAATTGGTATTCCTGTTGGAGTTCTCATTGGTATCATTTTCAATTTGCAAGTCAAG GGTGTTTGGATGGGTATGTTGTTTGGAACATTTGTTCAAACCGTAGTGCTTATTATCATCACTTGTAAAACTGATTGGAACAAACAG GTAGAGATAGCCCAAAAGAACATTGACAAATGGTCTAAGATCAATACCCAAGAATCAAAAGATAGCAAAACAAATTTCTAA
- the LOC101515382 gene encoding uncharacterized protein isoform X2 produces MYLQNLLNFFNIQSAVSRMCVSHPNRAKDIVETWNKLFSSSKKEQRVPFLNLANDILQNSRRKGSEFVNEFWKVLPAALKRVYGSDESGKKSVIRLIDIWESRKVFGSRSQGLKDEIMASLPSSASNGNNSNPIKIAKRDAHSLRLKLAVGCLPEKILTALHSVNEEHPNEEAALNKCKASVCQVGKVVEDAENTLSQGNQLGSTLVDNLQQQEKELKQYMVKLENAEATRATLLSQLKEALQEQESRQELVHSQLQAAQDQIERVASIRKRFSQAPEATRVLEQNIPSAQPNSTPSQPSFTQPTMSFAPLQTTEEDKKAAAAAVAAKLAASSSSALMLTSVLSSLVAEEAASKNGSLNSTGFSSIPPGFHPEKRSKLEQQRPVSDVNNSDPGSSSFFATLQQQPSVANVPLTPPTMQSVSQTNQLQGAFGSVLPPHHSQMNPLSNQYVHSTGLMVGGIPYGYGSNNLQPPPPPPLPPHVAMGLTRPNTQPSQSPQSQAQQAQQQQHSSAGGFYRPPGAGFYGQTHPSTPPSQAPRQ; encoded by the exons ATgtatttgcaaaatttattaaatttctttAACATCCAATCAGCGGTATCCCGAATGTGTGTTTCTCACCCGAATAGAGCAAAAGATATAGTTGAAACTTGGAATAAATTATTCAGCTCTTCCAAGAAAGAGCAGCGCGTCCCTTTTTTAAACTTGGCTAATGACATCTTGCAAAATAGTAGGCGGAAAGGCAGTGAGTTCGTTAATGAATTCTGGAAAGTTCTTCCAGCGGCTCTCAAGCGTGTTTATGGAAGTGATGAGTCGGGAAAGAAATCAGTAATCAGACTT ATTGACATATGGGAGAGTAGAAAGGTTTTTGGTTCACGATCTCAGGGTCTCAAGGATGAAATAATGGCTTCCCTTCCATCATCAGCAAGCAATGGAAATAATTCAAATCCTATCAAGATAGCTAAGAGGGACGCCCACTCGTTGAGATTA AAACTAGCTGTTGGATGTTTGCCAGAAAAAATATTAACAGCATTGCATTCTGTAAATGAAGAACATCCTAATGAGGAAGCTGCCTTGAACAAGTGTAAAGCTTCTGTATGTCAAGTGGGTAAAGTTGTAGAAGATGCTGAAAATACATTGTCTCAAG GAAATCAGTTGGGATCCACGTTGGTTGACAACTTGCAACAACAGGAAAAGGAGCTTAAGCAATATATGGTGAAACTTGAAAACGCCGAGGCTACCAGGGCTACTTTGCTTTCCCAGCTTAAAGAAGCACTGCAGGAACAG GAATCAAGGCAAGAACTTGTTCACTCTCAATTGCAA GCTGCACAAGACCAGATTGAGCGAGTAGCTAGTATCAGGAAGAGGTTTAGCCAAGCACCAGAAGCCACAAGGGTGCTGGAACAAAATATTCCATCTGCTCAACCAAATAGTACCCCTTCTCAGCCTTCTTTTACCCAACCTACTATGTCATTTGCTCCTCTCCAAACTACTGAAGAAGATAAGAAAGCAGCAGCTGCTGCCGTTGCTGCTAAGCTTGCTGCCTCTTCATCCTCAGCTCTCATGCTTACATCTGTTCTTTCTTCCCTTGTTGCTGAAGAAGCTGCCTCAAAGAATGGTAGTTTAAACTCTACTGGATTTTCTTCAATACCACCTGGTTTTCATCCGGAGAAAAGATCCAAACTTGAACAGCAAAGGCCTGTTTCTGATGTCAACAATTCTGATCCCGGGAGCTCTTCTTTTTTCGCCACTTTACAACAACAACCTTCTGTGGCAAATGTGCCACTGACACCACCAACCATGCAATCTGTGTCACAAACCAATCAATTACAAGGTGCATTTGGTTCAGTGCTCCCACCCCATCATTCACAGATGAATCCACTATCAAATCAGTATGTTCATTCTACCGGATTGATGGTCGGGGGAATTCCTTATGGATATGGATCAAACAACCTACAAcctccacctccacctcctTTGCCTCCACATGTGGCAATGGGGTTAACTAGGCCCAACACTCAGCCATCACAATCACCTCAATCACAGGCTCAGCAAGCGCAGCAGCAACAACATTCGTCAGCTGGAGGATTTTACAGGCCACCTGGCGCTGGATTTTATGGGCAAACCCATCCATCAACACCGCCGTCACAGGCACCTAGGCAGTGA
- the LOC101515382 gene encoding uncharacterized protein isoform X1 has protein sequence MGNVAFDGRVLREKLLKLNNSQQSIESVSRMCVSHPNRAKDIVETWNKLFSSSKKEQRVPFLNLANDILQNSRRKGSEFVNEFWKVLPAALKRVYGSDESGKKSVIRLIDIWESRKVFGSRSQGLKDEIMASLPSSASNGNNSNPIKIAKRDAHSLRLKLAVGCLPEKILTALHSVNEEHPNEEAALNKCKASVCQVGKVVEDAENTLSQGNQLGSTLVDNLQQQEKELKQYMVKLENAEATRATLLSQLKEALQEQESRQELVHSQLQAAQDQIERVASIRKRFSQAPEATRVLEQNIPSAQPNSTPSQPSFTQPTMSFAPLQTTEEDKKAAAAAVAAKLAASSSSALMLTSVLSSLVAEEAASKNGSLNSTGFSSIPPGFHPEKRSKLEQQRPVSDVNNSDPGSSSFFATLQQQPSVANVPLTPPTMQSVSQTNQLQGAFGSVLPPHHSQMNPLSNQYVHSTGLMVGGIPYGYGSNNLQPPPPPPLPPHVAMGLTRPNTQPSQSPQSQAQQAQQQQHSSAGGFYRPPGAGFYGQTHPSTPPSQAPRQ, from the exons CGTTTGATGGGCGAGTGTTGAGAGAGAAGTTGTTGAAACTCAACAATTCGCAGCAAAGCATTGAAT CGGTATCCCGAATGTGTGTTTCTCACCCGAATAGAGCAAAAGATATAGTTGAAACTTGGAATAAATTATTCAGCTCTTCCAAGAAAGAGCAGCGCGTCCCTTTTTTAAACTTGGCTAATGACATCTTGCAAAATAGTAGGCGGAAAGGCAGTGAGTTCGTTAATGAATTCTGGAAAGTTCTTCCAGCGGCTCTCAAGCGTGTTTATGGAAGTGATGAGTCGGGAAAGAAATCAGTAATCAGACTT ATTGACATATGGGAGAGTAGAAAGGTTTTTGGTTCACGATCTCAGGGTCTCAAGGATGAAATAATGGCTTCCCTTCCATCATCAGCAAGCAATGGAAATAATTCAAATCCTATCAAGATAGCTAAGAGGGACGCCCACTCGTTGAGATTA AAACTAGCTGTTGGATGTTTGCCAGAAAAAATATTAACAGCATTGCATTCTGTAAATGAAGAACATCCTAATGAGGAAGCTGCCTTGAACAAGTGTAAAGCTTCTGTATGTCAAGTGGGTAAAGTTGTAGAAGATGCTGAAAATACATTGTCTCAAG GAAATCAGTTGGGATCCACGTTGGTTGACAACTTGCAACAACAGGAAAAGGAGCTTAAGCAATATATGGTGAAACTTGAAAACGCCGAGGCTACCAGGGCTACTTTGCTTTCCCAGCTTAAAGAAGCACTGCAGGAACAG GAATCAAGGCAAGAACTTGTTCACTCTCAATTGCAA GCTGCACAAGACCAGATTGAGCGAGTAGCTAGTATCAGGAAGAGGTTTAGCCAAGCACCAGAAGCCACAAGGGTGCTGGAACAAAATATTCCATCTGCTCAACCAAATAGTACCCCTTCTCAGCCTTCTTTTACCCAACCTACTATGTCATTTGCTCCTCTCCAAACTACTGAAGAAGATAAGAAAGCAGCAGCTGCTGCCGTTGCTGCTAAGCTTGCTGCCTCTTCATCCTCAGCTCTCATGCTTACATCTGTTCTTTCTTCCCTTGTTGCTGAAGAAGCTGCCTCAAAGAATGGTAGTTTAAACTCTACTGGATTTTCTTCAATACCACCTGGTTTTCATCCGGAGAAAAGATCCAAACTTGAACAGCAAAGGCCTGTTTCTGATGTCAACAATTCTGATCCCGGGAGCTCTTCTTTTTTCGCCACTTTACAACAACAACCTTCTGTGGCAAATGTGCCACTGACACCACCAACCATGCAATCTGTGTCACAAACCAATCAATTACAAGGTGCATTTGGTTCAGTGCTCCCACCCCATCATTCACAGATGAATCCACTATCAAATCAGTATGTTCATTCTACCGGATTGATGGTCGGGGGAATTCCTTATGGATATGGATCAAACAACCTACAAcctccacctccacctcctTTGCCTCCACATGTGGCAATGGGGTTAACTAGGCCCAACACTCAGCCATCACAATCACCTCAATCACAGGCTCAGCAAGCGCAGCAGCAACAACATTCGTCAGCTGGAGGATTTTACAGGCCACCTGGCGCTGGATTTTATGGGCAAACCCATCCATCAACACCGCCGTCACAGGCACCTAGGCAGTGA